The Primulina huaijiensis isolate GDHJ02 chromosome 12, ASM1229523v2, whole genome shotgun sequence genome has a window encoding:
- the LOC140990146 gene encoding U-box domain-containing protein 6-like has protein sequence MDASEIEENLLSIGEPKLHGEMCKNLSSVYAKVLAIFPDLEAARPRSTSGIQALCALHIALEKTKNFLQHCAECSKLYLAITGDSVVMKFEKARCALEDSLKRVEDIVPPAIGSQIAEILGELGRIEFSLDPIEKQIGDDIIRLLQQGRNFNSNSYDNEELESFHQAASRLGITSSRAALRERRALKKHVERARADDDKRKESIIAYLMHLMRKYSKVFRGEFSDDSPGSTPCSPTIHGSFEDGNMLGCNGFAFDRQFSKLCSFNFKPNFRRSDQIHVPPEELRCPISLQLMHDPVIVASGQTYERVCIEKWFSDGHNTCPKTQQQLPHLSLTPNYCVKGLVASWCENNRIPVPDAPPGSLHLNYWRLVLSESDSANSKSLESFDLCKFKGVKVKPLNESGIIEDAEGNELEATSVQKEDCGDYHSFKQCHDFLAVLEKDDDLMEKCKVVEQIRHLLKDDEEARIYMGANGFVEALLHFLDSAVSYRNGMAQEIGAMALFNLAVNNKRNKELLLASGVLPILQKMIANTDSVGATTALYLNLSCLEEAKAIIGTTQEAVYFLISILKLETDEQCKIDALHTLYNISSHSTNIPHLLGAGIIDDLHNLITHPSDHSSTEKCITMLIYLASSKSARDEIIASPGLITGLATILDIGEPVEQEQAAACLLILCNTSDKCCEMVLQEGAIPSLVSISVNGTVRGKQKAQKLLMLFREKRQRVPSPVPSRPMPENSEMALPSQNSKPFCKSISRRKVGKTLSFWWKNKSFSVYQLFTTKQYADRSVTAPPSLYQNYQRHLIVCADQKFWISIRNLYAISLLIVLVPMLKSKLPLGVPGDGRCLFRSVVHGACLRAGKPSPTENRERELADELRATVADEFIKRREDSEWFVEGDFDTYVTQMRQPHVWGGEPELLMSSHVLQVPITVHMLDKRTNAVKIIAEYGQEYGKENPIRVLYHGYGHYDALRSSLDGSQLKLNKSR, from the exons ATGGACGCTTCAGAGATTGAGGAAAATTTACTCTCCATTGGTGAACCGAAG TTACATGGTGAGATGTGCAAGAACCTAAGTTCCGTGTATGCAAAAGTGTTGGCGATATTCCCTGATCTAGAGGCGGCTCGACCAAGGAGCACATCTGGTATTCAAGCACTATGTGCTCTGCATATAGCACTTGAAAAGACCAAGAATTTTCTTCAGCATTGTGCAGAATGTAGTAAACTTTACTTG GCAATAACTGGAGATTCAGTGGTAATGAAATTTGAGAAAGCACGATGTGCACTTGAAGATAGTTTAAAACGGGTTGAAGATATTGTTCCACCAGCTATTGGCAGTCAG ATCGCAGAGATTTTGGGTGAACTTGGAAGGATCGAGTTTTCTCTTGATCCGATTGAGAAGCAAATAGGTGACGATATTATTAGATTGCTTCAACAAGGGAGAAATTTCAACAGTAACTCTTATGACAATGAGGAGCTTGAATCTTTTCATCAGGCTGCATCTAGGCTCGGTATCACCTCTTCAAGAGCAGCACTTAGAGAGAGAAGAGCTTTGAAGAAACATGTGGAAAGAGCTCGAGCTGATGACGACAAAAGGAAGGAGTCTATCATAGCTTATCTCATGCATCTCATGAGAAAGTACTCAAAGGTTTTCAGGGGCGAGTTTTCGGATGACTCACCAGGATCAACACCTTGCTCGCCTACTATCCACGGATCATTTGAAGATGGTAACATGCTTGGCTGTAATGGTTTTGCTTTTGATAGGCAGTTTTCGAAACTCTGTTCTTTCAATTTCAAGCCAAATTTCCGGAGATCAGATCAGATTCATGTGCCCCCTGAAGAGTTAAGGTGCCCTATATCTTTGCAACTTATGCATGATCCAGTTATCGTAGCTTCGGGGCAAACATATGAAAGGGTTTGTATAGAAAAATGGTTTAGTGACGGTCACAACACTTGTCCTAAAACTCAGCAGCAGCTCCCTCATCTTTCTTTGACTCCCAATTACTGTGTTAAAGGATTGGTGGCTAGTTGGTGTGAAAATAATAGGATTCCTGTTCCAGACGCTCCACCAGGATCACTTCATCTCAATTACTGGAGGCTAGTGTTATCCGAAAGTGACTCTGCAAACTCAAAATCGTTAGAAAGTTTCGATTTGTGTAAGTTCAAGGGTGTTAAGGTTAAACCTTTGAATGAAAGTGGTATCATTGAGGACGCTGAAGGAAATGAACTGGAAGCTACTTCTGTGCAAAAAGAGGATTGTGGAGATTACCATTCCTTCAAACAGTGTCACGATTTCTTGGCCGTCTTAGAGAAGGATGATGACTTGATGGAGAAATGCAAAGTGGTGGAGCAGATAAGGCACTTGTTAAAAGATGATGAAGAAGCCAGGATTTATATGGGGGCTAATGGTTTTGTAGAGGCATTGCTGCATTTCTTGGACTCTGCTGTCTCTTACAGGAATGGGATGGCTCAAGAAATAGGAGCAATGGCTCTCTTCAATCTTGCTGTAAATAATAAAAG AAACAAAGAATTGTTATTGGCTTCAGGAGTGCTTCCAATATTGCAAAAAATGATAGCTAATACCGATTCTGTTGGAGCAACAACTGCCCTTTACCTAAATCTTTCCTGCCTCGAGGAGGCCAAAGCCATTATCGGGACTACACAGGAAGCTGTATATTTCTTGATCTCCATCCTTAAACTTGAAACAGATGAGCAATGTAAGATCGATGCCCTTCACACCCTATACAACATTTCCAGTCATTCAACCAATATCCCTCATCTTCTGGGAGCTGGTATCATTGATGACCTTCACAATCTTATCACACATCCCAGTGACCACTCTTCAACAGAGAAGTGCATTACCATGTTAATTTACTTAGCTTCGAGTAAATCTGCAAGAGATGAAATCATTGCCTCTCCTGGCCTTATTACCGGACTTGCTACTATCTTGGACATCGGTGAGCCCGTAGAACAAGAACAAGCTGCAGCCTGTCTTCTGATATTATGTAATACGAGCGACAAATGCTGTGAAATGGTTCTTCAAGAAGGGGCGATACCTTCATTAGTGTCGATTTCTGTAAATGGGACAGTTAGAGGTAAACAGAAAGCCCAGAAGCTTCTGATGTTATTTCGGGAGAAGCGACAACGAGTTCCTTCACCTGTTCCCAGTCGACCTATGCCCGAGAACAGTGAGATGGCTTTGCCTTCTCAAAATTCAAAGCCATTTTGCAAGTCAATCTCGAGGCGAAAAGTCGGTAAAACATTGAGTTTTTGGTGGAAGAACAAGAGCTTTTCTGTGTACCAGC TCTTTACAACCAAACAATATGCTGATCGGAGTGTGACAGCTCCTCCCTCTCTTTATCAGAATTATCAACGCCATTTAATTGTATGTGCAGATCAAAAATTCTGGATTTCGATTCGTAATTTATATGCTATTTCGCTGCTTATCGTTCTAGTACCTATGCTTAAATCAAAACTTCCGCTCG GTGTACCTGGCGATGGGAGGTGTTTGTTCCGGTCAGTGGTTCATGGTGCTTGTCTACGTGCAGGAAAGCCATCTCCAACAGAAAACCGTGAAAGGGAACTTGCAGATGAGCTTAGAGCAACA GTCGCAGATGAATTTATCAAGAGGCGTGAAGATTCTGAATG GTTTGTAGAAGGTGATTTTGATACTTATGTAACACAAATGCGACAGCCCCATGTATGGGGTGGGGAACCTGAGCTGCTCATGTCATCACATGTGTTACA GGTTCCGATAACTGTTCACATGTTGGATAAGAGGACTAATGCTGTCAAGATTATTGCTGAATATGGCCAAGAATATGGGAAGGAGAATCCAATTCGCGTATTGTATCATGGTTATGGACACTATGATGCGTTAAGGAGCTCTTTAGATGGTTCACAATTGAAGCT GAATAAAAGTAGATGA